In Streptomyces sp. ML-6, the genomic stretch GCGCGCTCCGTGCCGCTCAGCCGCACCCCGGCCGGTACCGGGAAAAGGCCGGGCGTCGGCCCCGCGAGGCTCAGCCGCCCCGGTGACCAACCGCCGAGCGACGGCCGCCAGGGATCGGCCCCGGCAGCGACGAGGGCCCGCGCGTTCTCCGGCTTCCCGGACACGACGGCCTCCCACAGCGCCGTCACCCCGTGCTCCGGCGCGTCCACGTCCGCGACCCGTCCGGCCAGGTCGGCGACGACCTCCGGAGAGCCGAACACAGCCGCATGATGCAGCGGTCGGCCCCCGCTCCACTCCTCAGGATCGGCGCCTTCGTCGAGACACCGACGAACGCGGTCGTGGTCCGTCCAGTGCCAGCCCATGCCGGCCCAGCCGCTGCTCCCTGCCGTCACCGATCCCCCTCCGACGTCGATCCGCCCGGCTTCCCCACTCCCACAAGCTCGCACACGGGTCTGACATCCGGTCCTTCGACCCTCCGCCGGGCGGGCGCGGGTGCGGGGGTGGAGGCCAGGGGCGCGGGCGGCGTCGGGCGGCCGGTCCGGGCGGGGACAGGGGCGACGCGGTGCGCTTGACACTAAAATCGAACATCCATTCTCATGGGATTCCGGCCGGGTTTTCCCGGGCCCGACCGTGGAGTTGTCCACAGGCCGGGAGGACGTCGAGGCCCATTGTCAGTGGCAGGGGTTAGCGTCTTTGACGTGAAGCGATCGACTCAAGCAAATCGGGTGGAACCCATGGCAGGAACCGACCGCGAGAAGGCGCTGGACGCCGCACTCGCACAGATTGAACGGCAATTCGGCAAGGGCGCGGTGATGCGCCTCGGTGAGCGGCCGAACGAGCCCGTGGAAGTGATCCCCACCGGGTCGACCGCCCTCGACGTGGCCCTCGGGGTCGGCGGCCTGCCGCGCGGCCGCGTGGTGGAGGTGTACGGACCGGAGTCCTCCGGCAAGACGACGCTGACGCTGCACGCGGTGGCGAACGCGCAGAAGCTCGGCGGCTCGGTCGCCTTCATCGACGCGGAGCACGCCCTCGACCCCGAGTACGCGAAGAAGCTCGGCGTCGACATCGACAGCCTCATCCTGTCCCAGCCGGACAACGGCGAGCAGGCCCTCGAGATCGTGGACATGCTGGTCCGCTCCGGCGCGCTCGACCTGATCGTCATCGACTCCGTCGCGGCGCTCGTGCCGAAGGCCGAGATCGAGGGCGAGATGGGCGACTCGCACGTGGGTCTGCAGGCCCGCCTGATGAGCCAGGCGCTCCGCAAGATCACCAGCGCGCTCAACCAGTCCAAGACCACCGCGATCTTCATCAACCAGCTCCGCGAGAAGATCGGCGTGATGTTCGGTTCGCCGGAGACCACGACGGGTGGCCGGGCGCTCAAGTTCTACGCCTCGGTGCGCCTCGACATCCGCCGGATCGAGACGCTGAAGGACGGCACCGACGCGGTCGGCAACCGCACCCGCGTCAAGGTCGTCAAGAACAAGGTCGCGCCGCCCTTCAAGCAGGCCGAGTTCGACATCCTCTACGGCCAGGGCATCAGCCGCGAGGGCGGGCTGATCGACATGGGCGTGGAGCACGGCTTCGTCCGCAAGGCGGGAGCCTGGTACACCTACGAGGGCGACCAGCTCGGCCAGGGCAAGGAGAACGCCCGCAACTTCCTCAAGGACAACCCCGATCTCGCCAACGAGATCGAGAAGAAGATCCTCACGAAGCTGGGTGTCGGGGTCAAGCCGGAGGACAACGCGGCCGGTGCGGACGCGGCGGGCGGCGCTGCGGCTCCGGCCGAGAGCGCGAAGACGGTGCCGGCTCCGGCGAGCAAGGCCAAGTCGGCCAAGACCGCGGCGGCCAAGAGCTAGACCGTGACGCGTCGTACGGAGTGGCCGGCCAGCGTCCCTGACCACGGCGCCGATCCCGGCCGCGGATTCGCCGCGGGGCACACGGCCGGGTCCGGGGGCACGTACGGGCCGGAGACCGATCACGGTCACGGCACCGATCCGGGCCCCGGATCCGGCGAGGGGGCGGGTCGCCGTACCCGCTCCCGCACCAGGAGCAGCGGCTCCCCCTCCTCGTCGAGGGCCGAGAAGGGGGAGTCGCGCGACCCGGTCGAGCAGGCGCGCAACATCTGTCTGCGACTGCTCACCGGGACCCCGCGCACGCGGAAGCAGCTTGCCGACGCCCTGCGCAAACGGGAGATCCCGGATGAGGCGGCCGAGGAAGTGCTCTCGCGCTTCGAGGACGTCGGGCTGATCGACGATGCCGCGTTCGCGGACGCCTGGGTGGAGTCCCGGCATCACGGCCGAGGGCTGGCCCGGCGCGCTCTCGTCCGGGAGCTGCGGACCAAGGGGGTGTCCTCCGAGGTGATCGACGAGGCCATCGGGCAGCTCGACTCCGAGCAGGAGGAGGCCACCGCCAGGGAACTGGTCGCGCGCAAGCTGCGCTCGACCCGTGGCCTCGACCGGGACAAGAGGCTGCGCCGCCTCGCGGGCATGCTCGCCCGCAAGGGTTACGGGGAGGGCATGGCACTGCGCGTGGTGCGGCAGGCACTGGAGGAGGAGGAGGAGGACACCGAAGGGCTGGACGAGCCGTTCTGACCGGATCGGTTCGAACCGGGCCGGACTGGATCGGGCCGGGCCGGACTGGATCGGATCGGCACCGTGCAGTGGCGTGCGGGGAACCCCGAGGCGTCGGGGGGCGACTCGTGGTGGTGACGCGACGGTGCCCAGGGGGAGGGGTCACTGTCCGGCGCGGGCGGCTCGGGCGATGGTGGCGTCGATCAGGGCGAGCGCGTCCGCGGCGGTACGGCCGGGACAACGGTTCCAGGGGCCGATCAGCCCGGTCCAGCCCTGGGAGCGGAGCTCGGCGACGAGCCAGGCACCGGCGCGGTCCACGGTGTCGAGGGAGCCGTGGCCCAGACGGTGCGCGGTGAGGAGGGCGCCGCAGATGCACCGTGCGCCACGGGCGTTGCGGAGCCGGTAAGGGGCGTTCTGCCAGCCCCACTCGGTCAGGATCCGCCTCGCGTGGGCGAGATGGACGGAAGGCCGCACATCGGCCCGGCCGATGCGCCGCCAGGCGTGCAGCCGGTCGGGGAGGATCGCGCCCAGTCGGCCGGGCAGGGGGCGTTCGTGGGGCGGAGGCGCCGGCAGGGAACGTACGGAGTCGGCGATGAGCTGGTCGACCGGTACGGACAGCAGCGCACGCCAATCGGCCGGTTCGCGGGCCTCCGGTTGTTCTGCGAGGTCAGCGCCGGAAGGCCGTACGGGGGCGAGGGCGGTGAGGTCCCAGCCGGCGACGATCCGCTGCCATGCCTCGGTGTCGTGGAGGCGGGCGACCTGGGCATCGAACTGGTCAGGGGTGAGGGCGGGGGCGGGGGTCGGCATGGGCGCGGAGTCTCCGTCACGTCGGTCCTTTGAGGCTGAGGTGAATGTCGGTCGTATACGGGGATCGCTCCACCGGAGCGTGGCATTCGGGTGTGTCGGCGCGGATCCGGGGGAACCGCCGGGCAGACCGCGAGGCATGGGGCCCGCGCGGTAGGGGGCCGCAGGCAGGGCCCCGGCGCCTGGCCAGACTGCTCGACTGGGGCCCGCGCGGTAGGGGTGCCGCAGGGGAGAGGTGAGGAGGGAGAGAGGGGAGGAGGTTGGCGTGGTGTCGCGGCCGTGGTGGTGAGTCACCGGGGAGGGGCTGAGGCTTCCGGAGGTCGGCGCGACGCCTTTTCGTCCTGCCTCTCCGTCTCCTTCCGGCCTCCGTCCCCTCCCGCCTCTCGCTCCTTCTGCCTCCCGGTTCCCGGCTCTCGGCCACCAGCGCCCGATTCCCGGCTCTTGGCTCCCGGTTTTTCGTCCGTCGCGTCTCTCTTGCCGGGCTCGTTACTGCTCGACCGGGAGGCCTGCGGCGAGCCATGCCTGGAAGCCGCCGATCAGGTCCGTCGCCCGGTGCAGTCCCAACTGCCGCAGGGACGCGACGGCGAGGCTCGATGCGTAGCCCTCGTTGCATACGATCACGATCCGCAGGTCGTGACTCACGGCCTGCGGGGCCCGGTGGCTTCCCAACGGGTCGAGCCGCCACTCCAGTTCGTTGCGTTCGACGACCAGCGCTCCCGGGATCAGCCCGTCCCGCTCCCGCAGCTCCGCGTAACGGATGTCCACGAGCAGCGCACCGTCCGAGGCAGCGGCCGCCGCCTCCTGCGGACCGACCCTGACGAACCCGGCCCTGACCCGTTCCAACAGCTCATCGATGCCGACCGGTTCCGCACCGTCCCGAAGACCGTCACTCACTGCCAGTCCTCCGGTCGCTCGACCTGCTCCAGGCGAAGCAGGTCGCCGGTGCGGCTGTAACGCCGGATCCGTGGCAGCGGCGGGTAGTACGCGTGGACGGAGACGGCGTGCTCCGTCGCGGACTCGTTCAGCACCTCGTGGACGTGATGACGGCCGAAGGCCCTGCCCTGACCCGTGGCCAACTCCCTGTAACGGTCGATCCCTTCGGTGAGTTCGAGGGTCTTCCAGCCGTCGGTGGGCAGCCGGGCGGCGAGCGACAGTTCCTTGAGGGTGCCGACTGCGGTGGTGAAGGCGCCGATCGAGTCGGCGTGGTCGTGCCAGCCCGTACCGGTGCCCGGCGGCCAGCCGATCAGCCACGCCTCGCTGCCGCCGGGGCCCTCGAGCCGGCTCCAGGTGCGGCCCTCCGGATCGAGGGGGAGCGAGGCGACGACCTCGGCGTCGGCGGCCGTACGGCGGACGAAATCGAGCAGTTCCGCAGCCGTCGGACCGGATTCGGCGGGCGGGGGCACCCCGGAACCGGCGGGCGCGGGAGCGGCGGGCACAACAGACGCTGGAGCGGGTGCGGACGTGCGTACAGAGGGTGAGGGAGAGGCAGACACTGGGACCGTCCTGAGGGTTCGCGCGAGAGCCCGTCCGCACGGCGGAGCGCGCGGCGGGGCAGGGAAGGGCGAGTCAGCAGGACGGTCGACACACGCAGCCCGCGTAGCGGACGAGGTCCATATGGACCCTCCGCCACAGGCGCACATCGGTGTCGGTCATGTTCCGGAGTACACCATGGACGTCCGCGGTGGTCAATTGACGTCCGCGGTCCGGTCGGAACGTGCGGCGTCATGCGCCGCGCCGCCCCGTACCGCGTCCGCCGCCGCGAAGAGCTCCCCGGGCCGCACCCCGCCGAACGACGCCACGAGATGGCCGTCCGGCCTGATCAGCAGCACGGTGTGGGCCGAAGCCCCCGGGTAACTCTCGGTCACCAGCAGTTCGCCCTTCATGGGCAGTGCGTCGACGGCGGCGGCGAGGCGCGGCATGACACCGGCGGTCATCCAGTGGCGCCGGTCCCACACACCGGTGCCGGGCGCCACCAGGACCACCAGCAGCTGCCCCTGCCCCAGTCGTTCGCGCAGCCGCACGGTCGTGCCGTCGGGCGCGGTCACCCGCACATCGACCACCGGCGCACCGGGGGGCGTACCCACGGAGGTGTGCGCCTCGGCATGCGCGGGCGCAAGGGGCGAATGCGAGTACGAGGGAGGTGCGCCGAGGGGGCCGCATCCCAGATGCCCGTCGGTGAGCAGCGAGTCGTGCCCCCGTGCGCTCCCCGGTACCAGGGCCCGCAGCCCTCCGCCGCCGCGCAGTATCGGCAGCGACTGGTCCGCGGCGCGCAGCCGCGAGGCGACCGCGGCCCGGCGCTCGGCCTGATAGCTGTCGAGCAGTACGTCGGAGGCGCCGTGATGCCATGCCTGGGCCAGTTTCCAGGCCAGGTTCTCGACGTCCCGCAGCCCCTCGTCGAGTCCCTGGGTGCCCAGTGCGCCCAGCAGATGCGCGGCGTCCCCAGCCAGGAAGGCCCGGTCGACCCGCCAGCGCAGGGCGAGCCGGTGGTGCAGCGTGTACACCCCGGTGTCCAGCAGTTCGTACGGCGGTGTCTCGCCGCACCAGCCCGCCAGGGTGTCCCGGACCCGGGTGATCAGCGCGTCCGGAGTGACGAGTTCGCCCTGCGGCGGCAGCAGCCAGTCCAGCCGCCAGGCACCGTCCGGCAGCGGGCGTGCGGTCACCTCGGCGCCGCCCGTGCGCCACGGCGGCAGCCGGTGCAGCACGGCCTGACCCGGCCAGGGCAGCTCGGTGCGCAGCGCGGCGACGGCGTGCCGCTCCACCGCCGTACGCCCCGGGAACCGGATGTCGAGGAGCTTGCGCACGGTGGACCGGGCGCCGTCGCAGCCCACCACGTAACTCCCGCGCCACCAGGTCGCGTTGGGCTCCCTGGTGTGTACCGTGACCCCCTTCGGGTCCTGCTCCAGGGTGTCGATCCGGCTGTGCGCGGCGGCCTGTACCAGCTCCTGCCCGGCCACCGCCTCGCGCAGCGCACGCGTCAGGGCGTGCTGCGGCAGATGGATGGGCGAGGCCGGCGGGCCGCCCTCGGCGGAACCCGAGCCGAGCGGTAGTTCCCGCACCAGCTGCTTGCGCCGCACGGAGCGCCAGCCGGACCACTGGACGCCCTCGTGCCGCAGCGCCTTGCAGCCGAGGCGTTCGACCAGGGCCAGGGTGTCCTCGCGCAGCACCACGGTACGGGCGGGGCGCGTCTCGTCCTTGTCCGGGTCCTCGTCGAGCAGGACGGTGGGCACACCCTGCGCCGCTAGGGCGAGTGACAGGGCCAGGCCGACGGGTCCGGCACCGACGACGATCACCGGGTCCACGGGACGGCTCCTCGGATCCGTGCGGACGACACCGGCACCACGGCCGGGGAAGAAGCCGGTGACATGGGCGAAGGTGCCCCACGGTCCGGCAGGCAGGCGGACGGCGGAAGGGGTGTGGCGGCGGCGGGTGCTGGGGGCGCGATCACAGATCGTATGCAACCTACTGCCCGTGCTTGCGTCAAGCGACACCGGACGGCGCTGAGGGGCGGTGGCAGGTCGCCACCGCCCCTCAGGACGCATTTCGACGAGCCGTCAGACGGCGTGTCCGTCATCGACGACGAGCGACGGCTCACCGGTGGTCTTCTGTACGCCCCCCGAAGCAGTGCCCTTGCTCTTCTTCGCGCGCCGGAGCCACCGCTCCAGCCAGCTCGCGAAGGAGGTGAGCGCGAAGTTCACCAGGAGGTAGATCAGAGCGACGATGGTGAAGCACGCGATGGTGTTGGCACCGTAGTTCGCGCTCATCGGGCGGACCGAGGCCAGCAGCTCGGGGAAGGTCAGCACGGCGCCGCCGAGCGCGGTGTCCTTCACGATGACGACGAGCTGGCTGACGATCGCCGGCAGCATGGCCGTCACCGCCTGCGGCAGCAGTACGAACACCATGACCTGGCTCTTGCGCATGCCGAGTGCCTTGGCGGCCTCGCCCTGGCCCTTCGGCAGGGAGCCGATCCCCGCCCGCACGATCTCGGCGAGCACGGAGGCGTTGTACAGCACCAAACCGGTCACCACGGCGTACAGCGGACGCACATCGGTGTCGATGGTGGTGTACTCCGAGTACACCGCGTTCGCGACGATCATCAGGATGAGCACCGGGATGGCGCGGAAGAACTCCACGAGGATCCCGGACGGCATCCGCACCCAGCGGTGGTCGGACAGCCGGCCGATGCCGAACAGGGCACCCAGGGGCAACGCGATGATCAGGGCGAAGAACGCCGCCTTGAGCGTGTTCTGGAGGCCCGGCCAGATGTAGGTCTCCCACGGCTGGATGCTGGTGAAGAAGGGCTCCCACTTGATCCAGTCGAGCTGGTTCTTCTCGTCCAGGCTGGTGTAGACCCACCACAGCACGCCCGCGGCGGCCAGTACGAACAGCACCGTGTAGAGGATGTTGCGCTGCTTGGCGCGCGGTCCCTGGGCGTCGTAGAGGACGGAACTCATCGCTTCACCGCCACCTTCTTGCTCACCCAGCCGAGGATCAGGCCGGTCGGGAGGGTCAGGACGACGAAGCCGAACGCGAAGACCAGCGAGATCAGGATCAGCTGGGCCTCGTTCTCGATCATGCCCTTCATCAGGTACGAGGCCTCGGCGACACCGATCGCGGAGGCGACCGTGGTGTTCTTCGTCAGCGCGATCAGTACGTTGGACAGGGGGTTGACCACCGCACGGAACGCCTGGGGAAGGATGATCAGCCGCAGTACCTGGGTGAAACTCAGCCCGAGCGCGCGGGCCGCCTCGGCCTGGCCGAGCGGCACCGTGTTGATGCCGGAGCGCAGTGCCTCGCAGACGAAGGCGGCCGTGTAGGCGACCAGGGCGAGCACGGCCAGCCGGAAGTTGACGGTCTCGGTGTCGTCGCCGCCGAGCGCGACGCTCAGGGTCTGGTACAGGCCGAGCGATGAGAACACGATGATCACGGTCAGCGGAATGTTCCGGACCACGTTCACGTACACGGTGGCGAAGCCACGCATCAGGGGGACCGGGCTGACCTTCATTCCGGCCAGTAGCGTTCCCCATATCAGGGAGCCGAGGGCGGAGTAGACGGTGAGTTGCACCGTCACCCAGAAGGCCCCCAGCAGGTCGTAACCTTCAAGAAAGTCGAACACGATCTCCCGCGCTTCCGCGTGTCGGAGGGCACGGCGCGCCGTCGCTCGAGGACGGCGCGCCCGGTCAGCCCTGCATCACTTGACGACGTCGCCGATCTTCGGGGCGGGCTCGTTCTTGTAGTTCGCCGGGCCGAAGTTGTCCTTCACGGCCTTGTCCCAGGAACCGTCCGAGACCATCTTGGTGAGCGCGTCGTTGATCTTCTTCTTCAGGTCGGCGTCGCCCTTCTTCAGGCCGATGCCGTAGTTCTCGTTGGTCATCTTGAAGCCGGCCAGCTTGAACTTGCCCTGGAAGTTCTTCTGCGAGGCGTAGCCCGCCAGGATGCTGTCGTCGGTGGTCAGCGCGTCGATGACCTTGTTCTCCAGGCCGGTCAGGCACTCCGAGTAGCCGCCGTACTCCTGGAGGTCGGCCTTCGGGGCCAGCTTCTTCTTGACGTTCTGCGCCGAGGTGGAGCCGGTGACCGAACACAGCTTCTTCGAGTTCAGGTCCTCAGGCGACTTGATCGAGTCGTCGTCGGCGCGGACCA encodes the following:
- a CDS encoding rhodanese-like domain-containing protein; this encodes MSDGLRDGAEPVGIDELLERVRAGFVRVGPQEAAAAASDGALLVDIRYAELRERDGLIPGALVVERNELEWRLDPLGSHRAPQAVSHDLRIVIVCNEGYASSLAVASLRQLGLHRATDLIGGFQAWLAAGLPVEQ
- a CDS encoding putative leader peptide; the protein is MTDTDVRLWRRVHMDLVRYAGCVCRPSC
- a CDS encoding amino acid ABC transporter permease, with translation MSSVLYDAQGPRAKQRNILYTVLFVLAAAGVLWWVYTSLDEKNQLDWIKWEPFFTSIQPWETYIWPGLQNTLKAAFFALIIALPLGALFGIGRLSDHRWVRMPSGILVEFFRAIPVLILMIVANAVYSEYTTIDTDVRPLYAVVTGLVLYNASVLAEIVRAGIGSLPKGQGEAAKALGMRKSQVMVFVLLPQAVTAMLPAIVSQLVVIVKDTALGGAVLTFPELLASVRPMSANYGANTIACFTIVALIYLLVNFALTSFASWLERWLRRAKKSKGTASGGVQKTTGEPSLVVDDGHAV
- the recX gene encoding recombination regulator RecX translates to MTRRTEWPASVPDHGADPGRGFAAGHTAGSGGTYGPETDHGHGTDPGPGSGEGAGRRTRSRTRSSGSPSSSRAEKGESRDPVEQARNICLRLLTGTPRTRKQLADALRKREIPDEAAEEVLSRFEDVGLIDDAAFADAWVESRHHGRGLARRALVRELRTKGVSSEVIDEAIGQLDSEQEEATARELVARKLRSTRGLDRDKRLRRLAGMLARKGYGEGMALRVVRQALEEEEEDTEGLDEPF
- a CDS encoding glutamate ABC transporter substrate-binding protein, with the protein product MQLRKVTATSAAVLALALTATACGSDKEDGGSGDGKKITIGIKIDQPGIGLKTPDGKYVGFDVDVATYVAKELGYKAEDIVFKETKSQDRETAIDRGDVKFIAASYSINDERLQKVDFAGPYLLAHQDILVRADDDSIKSPEDLNSKKLCSVTGSTSAQNVKKKLAPKADLQEYGGYSECLTGLENKVIDALTTDDSILAGYASQKNFQGKFKLAGFKMTNENYGIGLKKGDADLKKKINDALTKMVSDGSWDKAVKDNFGPANYKNEPAPKIGDVVK
- a CDS encoding amino acid ABC transporter permease, producing MFDFLEGYDLLGAFWVTVQLTVYSALGSLIWGTLLAGMKVSPVPLMRGFATVYVNVVRNIPLTVIIVFSSLGLYQTLSVALGGDDTETVNFRLAVLALVAYTAAFVCEALRSGINTVPLGQAEAARALGLSFTQVLRLIILPQAFRAVVNPLSNVLIALTKNTTVASAIGVAEASYLMKGMIENEAQLILISLVFAFGFVVLTLPTGLILGWVSKKVAVKR
- a CDS encoding FAD-dependent monooxygenase, which produces MDPVIVVGAGPVGLALSLALAAQGVPTVLLDEDPDKDETRPARTVVLREDTLALVERLGCKALRHEGVQWSGWRSVRRKQLVRELPLGSGSAEGGPPASPIHLPQHALTRALREAVAGQELVQAAAHSRIDTLEQDPKGVTVHTREPNATWWRGSYVVGCDGARSTVRKLLDIRFPGRTAVERHAVAALRTELPWPGQAVLHRLPPWRTGGAEVTARPLPDGAWRLDWLLPPQGELVTPDALITRVRDTLAGWCGETPPYELLDTGVYTLHHRLALRWRVDRAFLAGDAAHLLGALGTQGLDEGLRDVENLAWKLAQAWHHGASDVLLDSYQAERRAAVASRLRAADQSLPILRGGGGLRALVPGSARGHDSLLTDGHLGCGPLGAPPSYSHSPLAPAHAEAHTSVGTPPGAPVVDVRVTAPDGTTVRLRERLGQGQLLVVLVAPGTGVWDRRHWMTAGVMPRLAAAVDALPMKGELLVTESYPGASAHTVLLIRPDGHLVASFGGVRPGELFAAADAVRGGAAHDAARSDRTADVN
- the recA gene encoding recombinase RecA, which codes for MAGTDREKALDAALAQIERQFGKGAVMRLGERPNEPVEVIPTGSTALDVALGVGGLPRGRVVEVYGPESSGKTTLTLHAVANAQKLGGSVAFIDAEHALDPEYAKKLGVDIDSLILSQPDNGEQALEIVDMLVRSGALDLIVIDSVAALVPKAEIEGEMGDSHVGLQARLMSQALRKITSALNQSKTTAIFINQLREKIGVMFGSPETTTGGRALKFYASVRLDIRRIETLKDGTDAVGNRTRVKVVKNKVAPPFKQAEFDILYGQGISREGGLIDMGVEHGFVRKAGAWYTYEGDQLGQGKENARNFLKDNPDLANEIEKKILTKLGVGVKPEDNAAGADAAGGAAAPAESAKTVPAPASKAKSAKTAAAKS
- a CDS encoding cysteine dioxygenase; its protein translation is MPAAPAPAGSGVPPPAESGPTAAELLDFVRRTAADAEVVASLPLDPEGRTWSRLEGPGGSEAWLIGWPPGTGTGWHDHADSIGAFTTAVGTLKELSLAARLPTDGWKTLELTEGIDRYRELATGQGRAFGRHHVHEVLNESATEHAVSVHAYYPPLPRIRRYSRTGDLLRLEQVERPEDWQ